A stretch of DNA from Streptomyces xanthii:
GACGCGGGCTCGGGGGCCGGACGTCCGCAGGAAGGCGAGGGCCGCCTCGATCTTGGGGCCCATGCTGCCGGGTGGGAACTGGCCCTGGTCCAGGTGGAGTCGTGCCTCGGCAGCGGTCAGGAGGCCGACGGGGCGTTCGGTGGGCAGGCCGTGGTCGAGGGCGACGCGGCCGACGCCGGTGGTGATGACGAGGAGTTCGGCGCCGAGGCGGGCGGCGAGCAGGGCGGAGGTGGCGTCCTTGTCGATGACGGCCTCGATGCCGCGGTAGCCGCCGCCCGGCTCCTCGACGACGGGGATGCCTCCGCCGCCGCCCGCGACGACGATCTGGTCCCGGTCGAGGAGTGCGGTGAGCGCGGCCTCCTCGACGACGCGGCGGGGCGCGGGCGAGGGCACGACGCGGCGCCAGCCGCGCCCCGCGTCCTCGGCGACGCTCCAGCCGTGCCGGGCGGCGAGCTCCCGCGCCTCCTGTTCGGTGTGGAAGGAGCCGATGGGCTTGGTGGGGTGGGCGAAGGCGGGGTCGGCGGGGTCGACGACGGTGTGGGTGAGCAGCGCGGCGACGCGGTCGCCGAGGCCGCGGGCGCGGAGCCGGGCGCCGAGGGCGGTGGCGAGGATGTGGCCGAGGGAGCCCTGGGAGTCGGCGACGCACATGTCGAGGTCGAGGCGCGGGAGTTCGGGCGCGAGTGCGGCGGCCAGTTCGGAGCGGCGCTGGATGAATCCGACCTGGGGGCCGTTGCCGTGCGTGACGAGCAGGCGCCGTCCGCCGGCGGCCAGTTCGGCGAGCGGCGCGGCCGGCGTCCTGGCCGCGTCGAACTGCTCGGCCATGGTCGCGCCGGGCCCGCCGCGCAGCAGGGCGTTGCCACCGATCGCCACGACGGTCACGGCTGCGGGGACGGCGCCCAGCGGGAGGGAGTCAGGCATGGCGGTCACCATAGGAACGGCCCGACCAGCAGGTCATGGGCAACGGACGCCAGCGGCCGGGGCCCCTCGTTGACGCCCGGTGACAGGGCCCGCGCCGCCCGCCCGTTTCCGGCGTGTAAGCATCCGATTTCCCTCGTGATCCGCATTTACAGCGTCTCGGGGGGTGCTCATAGTGGAGGGCGTGCCAGCCTTCCGAGTGCACGTCCAGGCCCAGGTGAGCGCGGCGGAGGTCCCCCCGCTCACACCCGCCCCCGCGCCCGCGAGACGCCCTCCCGCGTCCGGGATCACGGTCGCGGAGGCGCTCGGGCTGCCCTGCCTGGCCGGGGCCCGGCTCGTGGCGGGCGGCCGGGGCGCGGACCGGGTGATCCGGGTCGCGAACATCATGGAAGTACCGGACATCGTGCGCTGGATGCGCGGCGGCGAACTGCTCCTGACGACGGCGTACGCGCTGCGCGACGACGAGGAGGCGCTGGCGGCGCTCGTGCCGTCACTGGCCGGTCGCGGACTGGCGGGGCTCGGTGTGAAGATCGGACCGTATCTGCCGCGGCTGCCGGACCCGTTGCTGCGGGCGGCGGACGAACTCGGTTTCCCGGTGCTGGAGTTGCCGGGCGAGGTGATGTTCAACGATGTCCTCGCCGAGGTGATCGGCACGGTCCTGAACCGGCGGGCGCTGACCCTGGAGCGCACCCAGGAGGTGCACGAGCGGCTGGCGACGGCCGCGCTGCGGGACGGCTCCTACCAGGAACTGACGCGGGCGCTGGCCGAGTTGGCGGACTGCCCGGCGGCGGTGCTCGGCCCGGACGGGACGCTGCTGGCGGGCGCGGGCGGGCCGCCGCAGGACTGCACGCCGACGGCCGAGCGGGCGATCGGGGTGCAGGGAGCGGGCGTTGCGGCGGGACGGGTCGCGCTGTGGTGTGCGCAGCCGCCCACGGAGGGCCAGTTGGCGGCGCTGGAACACGCGGCGACGCTGGCGGCGATGGTCGCGGCGCAGGAGCGGGCGGTGGCCGGCCGGGAGCGCCGCTACCGGGCGCTACTGCTCACGGAGCTCGTCTCGGGGCGCCCGCAGGACCCCACGGAGACGGCCCGCCGGGCCACCGCGATGGGCTGGGAGCTGGACGTGCCGCGCGCGGCCGTCCTGGTGGAGCTGAGCGCGTCGGCGTCGGCGCCGCCGTCCGAGCGGCCGGCCGAGGAGCGGTTGCTGCCGTTCGTGCGGGCCGTGGTCGGGCCGCGCGCGATCGGCTGGGGCGTGCCGTCGGGCCTGGCGCTGCTGGTCGAGCCGGGCGGGGCGCTGCGGGACGTGTGCCGGGCGGTGTTCGACGCGGTGTCGACGGCGCTGCCCGCGGCGCGGGTGCGGGTCGGGGCGGGCGGCGTGCAGGCGGACTTCGCGGATCTGCACCTGAGTTACCGCGAGGCGCAGGCCGCGCTCGCCCTGGGCCGTGAGCTGTACGGCGGCACGTTCGTGTGCGAGCACCGGGACCTCGGCGTGTACCGGCTGCTGGACCAGTTGCCGGCGCGGGAGCTGCGCCGTCTGGTCGAGGAGGCCCTGGGGCCGCTGATCGCGTACGACTCCGCGCACGAGGGCAGCCTCGTGCACAGTCTGGGCGTGTACCTGGCCCGGGACCGCAACGGGGTGGAGGCCGCCGAGCGCCTCCACATCCACTACAACACCCTGCGCTACCGCCTCAAGCAGATCGAGCGCCTCACAGGCGGTTTCGACCGGGACCCGATGACCCGGCTCCAGACCGAACTGGCCGTGCACGCCCACCGCCTGCTGGCCGCGCGCGCCCGCGTCTGAGGCGAACGCCGGCGCCGGGCGAGGCGGCGGTCCCCGTCGCACCGGTTCTTCTCGGCTCCCCGGCGGGCGTCGCCGGGGAGCCCGGGTTCAGCCGCCGCGCTTGCTCAGTCCGGCCTGCAGGTCCTCCTGGGACATGACGGGGATGATGTTCACCTTGGCCCCCATCTCCTGGAAGAAGGGCTCACAGATGACGGGGATGTCGGACAGCTCCTTCAGGTCGAACACGAGGAAGGCGGTGCGCACCCCGTCCTTGGCCCCGAAGTACGCGGACTCGGGAGCGAGCCGCTCCAGCGCCGACTTCATGATCTCGGGGAGCTTGTTGTCCGTGATCGCCTTGTTCGCCCGCTCAGTGTCCATCTGAACGGTCAGCATTACCCTCACGGCCTTCCCCTTTCTTCGCTCTTTCGACACATTTGTGCCCTTCCTTCGATGGTGGCGCGATTCCCCGGAACGCGCGCCCCCTGAGCGGTCCGTACCGGCACGTGAACGGCCGACGGGGCGGCCGCACCGGCCTCCTCCCGGACGTCTGGGCAGGTGACACGGCGCGTCCCCTCATATCGTGGAATCTCAACGCATGGACGGCCCGTGCCGAGGTGGCAGCACATGAAGGACCCGCAGATCGACTACGCGGCGGTCTTCCGCGCGCTGCCCGGCATGGTGGCGCTGCTGACCCCTGACCTCGTGTACGCCGATGCCAACGAGGACTTCCTCCGGCTGGTCGGCCGCACCCGCGAGCAGCTACTGGGCCGCTACATCTTCGACGTCTTCCCCGAGAACCCGAACGATCCGGCGGCGGCCGGAATGCAGGAGACCAAGGCGTCGATGCTGCGCGTGGTGACGTCCGGCGAGCGCGAGACGATGGCCCTGCTGCGCTACGACATCGAGGACTCCGCACGGCCCGGACACTGGGTGGAGCACTACTGGAGCCCGGTCAACGCCCCCGTGCTGGACGCGGACGGGGAGGTGACGCTGATCGTGCACCGGGTCGAGGAGATCACCGAGCTCGTCCGCGCCGGCCGCGGCGCGGACACGGGCGAAGACGGGGACGGGCGGCGGGGCGAGGCCCTGGAGGCCGAGCTCTACACCCGCTCCCGGGAGCTCCAGGAGGTCAACGAGCGGCTGCGCCGGGCCCACGCCCGTGAGCGCGAGGTCGCGCTGGCCCTCCAGGCCGCGATGCTGCCGGCGCCGACGCCGGTCGGACACCACCGCGCGGCCGTGCGCTACCGGCCCGCCGTCGGCGCGCTCAACGTGTGCGGCGACTGGTACGACCTCGTCGACCTGCACGGGGACCGCATCGCGGTCGCCGTCGGGGACGTCGTCGGCCACGGCCTGGAGGCCGCCTGCGTCATGGGGCAGCTGCGCAGTGCGCTGAGCGCGGCCGCGCGGGTCGCCGACGGCCCGGCCCGGGCCCTGGACGCGCTCGGGCTGTACGCCCGGCACGTCCCCGGCGCGCAGTCGACGACGGTGGTGAAGGTCTACGTCGACTGGGACACCCACACCCTCGCCTACAGCAGCGCCGGCCACCCGCCGCCCGCGCTGCTCCACCCCGACGGCTCGGTGACCTTCCTCGACCGGGCGACCGATCCGCCGCTCGGCGCCCGCCCCGAACACGTACCCCGGCCCCAGGCCCGTACGGCCTTCACGGAGGGGGCGGTCCTGGTCCTGTACTCGGACGGCCTGATCGAGCGCCGTGACGAGGACATCGACGTCGGCCTGGCCCGCCTCGCGGACTCACTCGTCCGGCACGGCGGCAGCGGCCCTGAGGAGATGGCCGACGCGCTCCTGGCCGACCTCCTGCCGCCCACGGGCAGCACCGACGACACGGCGCTGGTCATCATCCGCCTGTGAACCCGTGCCCGGGCGGCCCCGCCCGGGTCCGGCGGCTGCCCGACTTGACTCCGCGGCCGGTTCTGCCAACGTGGTGAGTGTCATGTCCCACGCATCCCGCGGCGGCGCCGCCGACGGCGCCGCCGGGGCCCTGACACCGAGTGGCGAGGCTGTGCTCGCCTCCCGGTTCACCACCCCGCGCGTCCCCGCGACGTTCGTCCGCAGGACCCGCCTGACGGAGCGACTCACCCGGGCCCAGGCCGGTCCGGACCGGTTGACGCTGGTCAGCGGCCCGGCGGGCGCGGGCAAGACCCTGCTGGTCGCCGACTGGGCGCGGACCTGCGCTCCGTCCGGCCCGGTGGTGTGGCTGACCGTCGAGTCCGGGGACAACGACCCGGGCAACTTCTGGACCTACGTCCTCGCGGCCCTGCGCCACCACGGTCTGACCCCGTCCGGCGGCCTCCCCGGACCCGCGCGGCCCGGCGAGGCCGAGGACTCCGTCCTGACCCGGCTCGCGGCGTACCTGAACAGCCGGACCGAGCCGGTGATCCTCGTCCTGGACGAGTGCGAGCGGATCTCCTCGCCGGAGGTCGCCGGCGAACTGGACACGGTGCTGCGGCACGCGGGCGGAGGCCTGCGCCTGGTCCTCCTCAGCCGCACCGAGCCGCCGCTGCCCCTGCACCGGTACCGCGCCGCCGGGGAGATGACGGACCTCCGCGCCGCCGACCTGGCGTTCCTGCCCGAGGAGACCGCCGAACTCGCACGCCGGCACGGCATGCCCCTGCCGGACGAGGCGGCACGCTCGCTCACCGCACGGACGGAGGGCTGGGCGGCGGGGCTCCGGCTCGGCATCCTCGACGCGCTGCGGACCGAGGACCCGCGGGCCGCGCTGGAAGCGCCCGAGACGTGGCAGGGCACCGTCGCGGACTACCTGGTGTCCGAGGTGCTGGACGCCCAGTCCCCCGCGGGCCGGGACCTCCTGCTGCGGACCTGCGTCTGCGAGCGGA
This window harbors:
- a CDS encoding carbamate kinase, producing MPDSLPLGAVPAAVTVVAIGGNALLRGGPGATMAEQFDAARTPAAPLAELAAGGRRLLVTHGNGPQVGFIQRRSELAAALAPELPRLDLDMCVADSQGSLGHILATALGARLRARGLGDRVAALLTHTVVDPADPAFAHPTKPIGSFHTEQEARELAARHGWSVAEDAGRGWRRVVPSPAPRRVVEEAALTALLDRDQIVVAGGGGGIPVVEEPGGGYRGIEAVIDKDATSALLAARLGAELLVITTGVGRVALDHGLPTERPVGLLTAAEARLHLDQGQFPPGSMGPKIEAALAFLRTSGPRARVLITSPVALPEALAGAGGTWIHPGPAAPATGAPAPAPPPPPDIPAPERVTGPVPTAAQGDPR
- a CDS encoding PucR family transcriptional regulator — protein: MPAFRVHVQAQVSAAEVPPLTPAPAPARRPPASGITVAEALGLPCLAGARLVAGGRGADRVIRVANIMEVPDIVRWMRGGELLLTTAYALRDDEEALAALVPSLAGRGLAGLGVKIGPYLPRLPDPLLRAADELGFPVLELPGEVMFNDVLAEVIGTVLNRRALTLERTQEVHERLATAALRDGSYQELTRALAELADCPAAVLGPDGTLLAGAGGPPQDCTPTAERAIGVQGAGVAAGRVALWCAQPPTEGQLAALEHAATLAAMVAAQERAVAGRERRYRALLLTELVSGRPQDPTETARRATAMGWELDVPRAAVLVELSASASAPPSERPAEERLLPFVRAVVGPRAIGWGVPSGLALLVEPGGALRDVCRAVFDAVSTALPAARVRVGAGGVQADFADLHLSYREAQAALALGRELYGGTFVCEHRDLGVYRLLDQLPARELRRLVEEALGPLIAYDSAHEGSLVHSLGVYLARDRNGVEAAERLHIHYNTLRYRLKQIERLTGGFDRDPMTRLQTELAVHAHRLLAARARV
- a CDS encoding PP2C family protein-serine/threonine phosphatase; this translates as MKDPQIDYAAVFRALPGMVALLTPDLVYADANEDFLRLVGRTREQLLGRYIFDVFPENPNDPAAAGMQETKASMLRVVTSGERETMALLRYDIEDSARPGHWVEHYWSPVNAPVLDADGEVTLIVHRVEEITELVRAGRGADTGEDGDGRRGEALEAELYTRSRELQEVNERLRRAHAREREVALALQAAMLPAPTPVGHHRAAVRYRPAVGALNVCGDWYDLVDLHGDRIAVAVGDVVGHGLEAACVMGQLRSALSAAARVADGPARALDALGLYARHVPGAQSTTVVKVYVDWDTHTLAYSSAGHPPPALLHPDGSVTFLDRATDPPLGARPEHVPRPQARTAFTEGAVLVLYSDGLIERRDEDIDVGLARLADSLVRHGGSGPEEMADALLADLLPPTGSTDDTALVIIRL